The nucleotide window AAAGTTTCTAGGTGTTTCGAGGGAAAGCTGCTTTCCTGCCCAGCTTCCCATCTCttttcagcctttctttctACCTCAAGGATCTGTTTAATCTCTCGATTTGGATGACtgtggaaacagcagaaaaacctgATTTCTGTCACTAGACAGTCCCAGATAGTGAACTTGAGCTAGCCTGGTGCCTCGAGGTTTCCTTGAGCAGGTATTATGCTTGGCTTTGGGAAGAGCTAGggaaaatactttatttttcccctcccctgaCTGAAGATATTTCACCTCATGAAGCAGTTGCAGATACTGAGCTTGAGAATTACAGGCAACAAGCACTGCTTGGCAAACTGTCAGTCCTGGACGGCAGCAAACAGAACTTTCATtgtagaaattatatttaatatatgcattttctctttctgccttccttcttttttttttttttttctttttgtctctgttGGCCTCATTTGGTATCAGGTTCAGCAAGATGCAAAGCTGCACTTTTTTAAAGCTCAGCTGTTATAACTGAGCACCATATGCAGCCTTTCAATCCCTGATATGGAATACTGTACATGCTGCTCCATGTTTGTAAGAGATTTACAGAAGCTTGAGTTGTGTGTATTAAAGCTGTGTACATCTAGACATTTGGGAAAGTACTTACAGCAAAGCTGCAGCGGGTGCAGGCCTATACTAATAACCTGGCAAAGAGTCAGCTTTTGCTCTTACATAATGCCTTAAATTGCCATCTCTGTTGAAGGGTCAGAGTTTACTGGTGGGGATCATCACCGTGGTCCCAAAtctggtggtttttgtttttcatcctTTCCCTTTTCACACCGGCTTAATTGCAGACtcatttctttttacttcaaGACATAAAAAGCAACTTTAAGAGGCTTATTTTACAAGTAGAAACACTATAGCTAAGTAtctttggaaatgttttgaCGTTATAACATTAATTAATGGTGTTTGAAAAGCTGGGTTTTATTTATAGGTGCATTGCTGTAAATCTAGGATCAATTCCACTAACACTAGTGAAATAATAGAATTAGCCCCAACATTGCCACTGTCAGGCTGTACTCCATTATGAGTAACAGCTGCAAAAGGGCACTGtagtaaaaaaataagaaaacaccTCCCTGCCATGTCTTTGCAAGGCACATGCTTTATGAGCTGTGGAGGGGACACAAAGAATTGATGCAAGGCACATGTCCAAGTCCTGTTGTAAAGGAAAGGCCACACTGATTCTCTTTCCTGCCTCTCATGACATGTTCAAGTAACGTTGTCTATTGGTACAGGGAATGTgctcacattaaaaaatgtaattttattgcCAGGGAAAAGAGCCTAAATCGTAGTTTTGAGTTTGGTCCTCAGATTGTGACCTGTGGGTGTCCACGTGGCTCTAGGTAAATAGGAAACACTGGTCTCTGGAAAACTGAAACTACAGTGTATTTCTGCTCTATCTCAGTGTTATATATATAactttcttggtttttttggtgtttcttgAGGCCATTCTCACAATCCATAGGGGCACCACTAAATTGTTGCAGTTGCCTCTAATACAGCACAGGGGAAGCTGAAAATGCAGCCCAACTCAACAGTGCCTTTCTGGGAATTCTGACCCTGATTTGGACATCTGAATGCCACTGGTTTGGATGAGCCTGCCTAGGTGCCCTAATCACACCCCAAGTTAGGGTACaagcccccaaatcctggagGAAGGTTCATGAGTCTCAGAAATACTGACTTTTTCTGGGAGGCTAAGGAATAGGCTTTGTGATCCTGAAGTCCTGAATAATTTTGGCAAAATTAGATTGTCTGTCTTCTTGGTAAAAGAGTAGGTGAATATTGGTAAGAAATCTCCATACCTGGTGGCTTGAATTGCTGTCACTTGGCAGTGCAGGGAAACTAGaaactccttttttccccaagcaaAGCTGTCACTCACAGCTGACATCTGTCATTACTACTGGTCTGGATAAAAGCAAGCCCCTAGAGCTTAAAAAGAGAGGGCTACATCTCTATTCTATTTTTCTGGTAATGAAAGTAAGCTTGTCTCCTTAGGGCTGAGCCaaagagcagtgccagcctgtcccagtgcagggaaagtgcctgtggctgctggaaATGAGTTTGTTCCCTGCAGTCCCTCCTATGCAGGATGGCTTGCACCAGGGGCTGGTAGCTCCTCCAGTTCCATGAAGGCTGCAGAGAGAGTTTCTGAGGTTAAAACACATGAAATCTGATCCATTTCATGTCCACTTCATAGCTGGATCTGAAGGGTTTTTTGAGAAGCTGTGACAGAGGCATTGTTAGTGATGAGTTTGTACCTGCATCAGTGACTGGTAATCAAGTAGGATTTAAGAAGACTCTGGCTAGCACTCTTCCCATCTGTGGAGCATCTCTTCACCCTTATCACTAGCAAATCCAGCCTGAACCTGTGGCATCTTTACTAGTCATGCCTCGATCTACTTGACTGTACCAACGTTATGCTCTCCCATATTTGTGATGGAGGCTCCCTCCTGGCACTCTGAGCCCtctctgcctgggctggctgcagttAGACACTCTCAGTGTGTTGGAAAATTTGCTTTGGGGTTTCAGTCACTCCCAGGAGCCTGGCTGCACTTTCACAGGCTAGCTTGTCAGTGAGTATTACCAAGAGTGAGTGGGAAGGAAACATTAGGCAGAGGTCCAAGGAGAGGGTGATATAGCAGTGTGgtattttctgtttgtgcaCAGCAGTCACATGGAGTGTGACATTCCCAGGAGCTCAGTGATGGACAGCCTGTCACACAGTGGAGTAGCCATACTTTGGGTCTTGtttaaatataaaactaaaGACTAGGAGGCAGAAGTAAGGATGGGACTTCTGGGCCATGTCTGGTGTTTTGAGCtaatttctgatatttctgGAGCAACAGAGACACTGCATTGTTAATGTTAAGGATCTCCCAAGAAAAATCACTAAATGTGCTGTAGAGCtactgctatttattttttaaatgtgctttgCAAGAATGGCTGTAAGTGGGATTTATACAGTCATACTTCTGTCAGCTGTGCTTCCTGTTCATTTCTCTCTTGAGTTCTAGCCATGTTTTCCTCCTGTGTCTCTTTTTAGATGACCTCTTAATCACATTTTAAGGAATGCCTTACCACATATATCATATTCTAACATAATTGAAAACTGGTCTACTCACATCTTATCTAACACCAAGGTAGGGGAGTAGCCTATTAATCAAAAACTgcatatttttcccttttaatgaTCTAACTAAACTGTTCAGAGAGGGACAGAAACAAACCTGAAAAGACTCTGAAATGTCTTAAACATCCATCTTAAACACTTCCCACCTTCCTGGGAGATTTATGGAATACCAGGTGTGATCTGCCTGAGACCAAAAGGTGATTCAAAGATTTCTgtgaacaaaagaaaagcaaacagccATTTTTCATAATTTGTAGAGAATCCAATGAAAGAACAGAACATCTTTGATTTTGATTAGCAACTGGAAATAGATGGGTTTATAAAGATGCTATATATAAAGAAGAAGAATTACAGAAGTGTGAGTTGACaattattgttattttgtaTCTTCCAGTGCCTTTCTTTTAATCATATAGATCTTATGGTTCTGGGTATGTGGTATGTGCATATATCTTTAATCAAGTAGATATCTACTATGATTAATACATTCCTTGTTATTCTGTCACTGAAAAATTAACTTGAAACAGGTATGGTGCCAGTAGAGTGAAGAACTCTAAGGCAACATAGAACCACATTTACCACTCAATGGTATCAGTATCACCACAGTTATTTCCTATTCTGTGTAGAAATAGTACTGTGGTTGCTCAGATGCTGCTCTGTAGTAACTGTGTGTAAATGCTGACTTTTTGATGGTGACCACTATAGTATAATTATAACAAACTTTGGCTGAGAAAGGGGTAAGGGAGGAAAGTGGATATTACTGAAAAGGGCAAGCAGGAGTAGTGATCAAATACAGAACACTTTCTATTACTGTCTCTTTGACAATTTCTTTTAAGTCTTGTTGTTGAACATAGTGATACTTTGTAGTGAAAAGCAAACCCACTTTCATTGACACTAAAGGGACAAGGACATATGACTTGGGCAATGCAATAGCACAGCTGTGAAATCCAGACCAGAGAAAGGTATGAAACACTATGGTACAAGGGAATCTGTTACTTACTTACCCACCAGACATCATTTGCACTACAGTTTGTATTAAAACTCAATGCAGCAAGTTTGTCTAAACTTAAGAATGTCTGATGGCAGGGTTGCACTACTTTGCTTTTCCTACTCTCAGTCTCCATATAGGTGACAGGTTCAGTAGCTGTCTGAACATGGGGAGAGAAGCTGAATCCTGTGAAACTGCTGAAATAACACCAAGGAATAGGCTCCATTTCTTTTGCACTGAAAGAACTGTGAAAAGACCTGAAAGTATTTTTGCAGCAGCCAGAACTGAAGAACTCACAGCTGTGGGTACAATTGATGCCCATCAATTCCCAGGcattctcctcccagctcccctgtGGTGAATAGCAATTTATTGCAAACATATCTGAGGGCAAAAAAGAAGATGCACAGGAGTGACCCTGATGCAGGTTCTCAGTCTGGTGAGGAGAGTGATTAGTATCAGAATTAGGCATGCTGCAGATACCTTGCTTTTTATGTGCAGCAACACTGAAGTGATCTCATCAACTATCTGAACATTCAGCAAGTCCAAAATCAAACGCTTGTGTGTCAGATATACACAGCTGTATTTGTACTGTTGCTCTATCTAAAGAACATGCCAATTGCTTCACTTAGAGTGAGTTGAGAGACTCATTACTAAGAACATGTATAGCATTATCAATGAAAAACATTATTGTTCTTTTCCTCAGTGGTTTTAGTGTCCTTGCTTATCCTTTCACAGGAGTCTGTACTAATGTGTCTTCAGAGGCTGTGGGGCCTGAttctctgctcccctgtgcaGGGTGTTGGCATTGACACCTCTGCACAGTGAGTGGGGTGTGAGTTGACACAGGCAGCCAGGACAACCACAAACTCAGAGGCAGAATGCAAAGagtaaatttatttctgctACCTCCCTACCCAGGGAATCCTCAAAGCAGAAGCACACCAGAGGAGACACGGCACTGTTAAACTCTGTCCATGCCAGGGGATcactggctgctgctcacactggcTTATCAAGGGTTATTCCCAGCTGCAAGGTCACTTGAGCCATTTACAGCCCTCCTCGCCAGTCTTCCGCTTTTTAACCCATTCCTCCCAACTTTCCACCCCCCTGCTCAAGAGACCACTGCTGCTAGGGCTGGAAATGTGGGATGGGGGATTTACAGAGGCACTTAAGCAcgggggaaaagaaataaacaaataagCATACAATGCTCTGAGTCAAGTGTCCCACCCCTCCTATCAGGCATCACCAGTAGGTTGTGATTTGTAGTCCTTGAGATACTGAATGACATCCTCCACGCCAGCTGGATCTGcagccagggaaaagcagcacgTGCTTCAAAGTTGGAACAGAGTTTGTGATGTTGGAGGGGGTTATAGTTCTCCAGTAATCAATGCTGCAAGGTTCCAGAGCGTGCAGCAGTTACTCCCAAATATAAGGGAAGAGCTGCCTTGGATATCAAAGTTAAAGCTCACACGAAGGCACACGTCACCTGCTCTACAGACACCTCCCAGGAAGAATAATGACAAGTTAGTTACAGTAAAAAACAACCACACACAAGTATTTACATATTGATTTTGCAGAATTATATCCAACATATATGCTTATAGTACAAGCCTAAAAAGCACAACAAGCCAGCCTGTGGAGGAAAACTGGAGTGATACATCTCTGTCCAGTGATACACATGTGgtttctccagctccttcagatAATATTGCTCCAGGCTTGGTAACTGGAGATGGGGTAATTGGCCACACAGACTGGAGAGGTGTGGCTTGTGCTATTTCAAATTGAACTTTGACTGGATGTTGCATTTGTGACACCAATAACATAATTCTAGTGCATCCCCCCCTAGATAAGTCACAGGAAATCATCAAAGATACAGCAAATACAAGCACTTGAGAATGTGATATTAACAGAGGATatagaataaaaggaaaaagaggcaaCTATATGGCATTGACAGAAGTTCTTATATGAATGATCACATCTAGATTAAGAGCTTGCACAATCCATTGGTATAAACAATTCCATTTCCTCTGTGGGTAATGTTTTGGGAAAGACATAATCTTAAAGATTTTTAGTCCTCACAGAGTTTGTACATTGAAGGTGTACAGTCATGCTATTTTGGCCTGTAATTCTTTAGTTTCCTGTAGTCCCCAAGGTACATCTTTAATTCATTTTCCCATCAGGGTATAAAGTATAGCAGTACCTTGGAATAACTTGGACCAAAATTCTACAggttgtttttggggtgttttttttttgttttgtttttttttttttttttttttttttctttttggtccAGTCATCAGACACAATCCCCATGAGActataaaatctaaaattattatttctaattCAGTAGGATTTCCTTGTCTAGGAGTGCATGATTGGAACTCTTTCAGAGTGTAAATATGTGTGATCTATGCCACCCCACTATCTGCTAAATCTGGCTAAATCTCAATCTCAAAGTCTGAGTACTCACCCCAAAGATTTCCATCCAGTTCCTTGGGATCCCGTGAAGATTTCATAGCTGGAGCACGAACTTGGGAGATCAACACTTTGTTTTCCACGTATTTGTGCCTGGGTGACACCAGCTGCTGTATAGTGCATTGCTGCTCGTAGCACTGGTCTGCTTGAGCGGCGGTTACGTCGTGAGCAATCTTTGCAGCCCGTAGGGTCACAacttccctttccagctccctcacctTGCCCAGCAGCGCTGTCACCTCCCTCTCCAGAGCCCTGGCGTAGGtgaccagctccagctccctcaccTTGCTCTGCAGCGCGATGGCCTCGCAGTCGCGGGCCCGGGCGTAGGTGAGCATCTCCAGCTCGCTCACCTTGCTCTGCAGGGCGATGACCTCCCTGTCCAGGGCCCTCAGCCCCgtggccagcagccagcccagcctccctgccaGCTTGCGGGAGGACTTGGACGCCCCTTTCCAGGGCAGCCCGCGCATGGCGATCTCCACCCTGTGCGGGTTCACCACCACCCCGTCATCGATTTCGGGCCACGTCTCCGGGCTGGCCATGGTGGCGAGGAAGGTGGCCACGGGGGTCCAGCGCTCAGTGCTGGGCCATCCTGGGATGTGGGGATTCACCACcacagcctctccagccccggattttttcaattttttcagctttttcgGCTTTCGTGACCTTCTCGCTAGCCACGACATGGTTGTCCCCAGATTCTGCCAACTGTGTCAAATGTGGGAGTGGGCACAGGCAGACAGCTGGGATAACCACGAAGTCAGGGCTAGAATACAAAgagttaatttatttctgttaccTCACTAATCAAGGATCCATGAAGCAACGCCCAGGCAGAGGCATAGAAGTGGAGATGCAGGCACTGTTACACTTGGTCCATGCTGTTCACACTGGTTTGTCAAGGGTTATTCCCAGTTGCAAGGTCACTTGAGCGATTTACAGTCCTTCCCTTCAATCTTCTGATTTTAAGCTGTTCCCCCTAACAGTGggaaataaagacaaatgaGAACGGTAGCACTTTGTGCCAGTTTACATGTGTTTTGCAAAAATATAAACGATTGTGCAAAGCTGTGGAGAATCAGAGTGTGTAGGGCACTAGTTTCATATTATTTCTTCCCAAAAGTGCATGAAATGATCTTTTATCAGCCAAACTTGAGCGGAACTGAATTGAAATTTTTTACAGTGTAAAACATGCAATTTACAGTGTTTGTGAAGTATAGTTTTTACTGGGAATGAAGGATGTCCAGGTACCACAGTTAGAAGGTAGGTGAGTGTATGTTGTCTTACTGGGCTTTTAGTTATTTTCTACCCGTGACTGGCATTAAGCTCCTGTGCTTTCTATTGAAAGAATTCTGATTGAAtaaacatttttgtatttttaacttcCTGACTTTTATTTGAACAGCACTGCTGACTTGAATTTAGCTTGATGAGGCCAGTGAGCTTAGAAAACTTGGGAAGTTTTTTTGAAGTTAAATCCTCAGTACACTGCACTACTGTGCTTGTTCATCATCTGGGTTTTCACAGCTCTAGTCAGAATTTCAAAGGGGTCTGTAGCCAAAGAAAATACCAGACATTAAGTAGCAGGACTTTCTTAAACTGTAGAGTAAATTTTGGCAAGTACAGAAGGTAATGTTTCAATTGTTGCTGTGTTTGAAGGAAAGTCCATAggagacaaacaaaaaaaaaaagaaaataaagattacTGGATTGAGAATAAAGATACAAAAGgtcagatttaaaaaataataaatagggCAGACTCTTTAATAGTGATCATTTCAGACACTGGATTCCATTCAGTAATTTTCAAAACAGTCACTGATGGGTAGATACTATAATAGAAACAACATGAAAGTCATCAgatcaatttaaaataattctctaaattcttaaattaaaaaataaaaagacaactCACATTGGAGGTgattaatttttatcatttctATATATTAAGTAGAGAAAGAGACTTCCTTAGTTTTATCTTTAACTGTATTTAATCAACTGCATAATATTTTTTGTCAGCTTCAGATGTGGAAACATACCAAAGAAAAAGGATTAGAGGAAATAGGTTGTAACTGTACTTATACCTTGAAGGAACAATGTTTTTTACTCTTAAAATATTACCAGAAAATGAGTATCCTTGTAATCTGACtcctgcatgaaaaaaaaaaaaaaaaaaaaaaaagagactatTTTCTGAGGGATGAGTATCAGTTGGCATTTATACTTTGGAAGGATGAGTGAGCTGTTGTTGCATTAAGGGTATGGGTATTTAGCAGAAAATTAACCCCCTTGTGTCCCAGCCAGTCCTTGGAGACCAGAGGGGTTGGGAGTGGCTGGGTTTCATTTCAGCCAGTTTAACCCTCTAGCTCTGTTTGAGTTCAAAATAGAAAGTTGCAGAAGTACAGAAGTGCTGTTAGTGCAGTTGTCAGTCAATACCATAAGTCTGATCTTGTTCAATGAGGACTTTGCCTGATCCAGGTTCCCAAATGCTTATTGGAGATTTACTGAAACAACAGGAAAGCAGGTTCCCAATTGCCAGTGACAAATGCTCTGGCTACAGATTGCTGACATGTGTCATGGCAGAAAGTACAGCAAGATTCTCATAGCTATAAATATACTTATATACAGACATGAAATGGATATTCCCAAGTACCCCAGCACAGTCAGAGGTGCAATGCTCACCTAAAGGTGTCCCTtcaggagaggggcagagacACAGTCTGCTGGCTGAtcctgagcaggcagagatgttttcttcctccagagatgttttcttcttccagagATGTTTTCCCCCTCCAGAAATGTTTTCTCCTCCAGAGGTGTTTTCCTCCTCCAGGGGTGTTTTCCTCCTCTGGCCTTTTGTCTCCCTTTTAGATTATAAATGTTGGTCTGTCCCAAGGGGATGGAACAACTGCATGTTACAGACAGGGTTTGGTGACTTCGGTCATACATGCATTGCATGTCCCATGTTCCCCTTCATTTGAATCCTGAGGGATGTGTAAGTCAATATGTTAATGGAGCTTAATGAGAGTCTCTGTTACCCTGTCAGAATTTATAATTGACAAAGAGGTAGAACAAACACTTTGGCCCTCCTCCTCCACGTactgaggcagcagcaaaggctcTCTGACCTTCATCAGAGGCTCTTTGTGCACACCCTTATCTCCTTAATGAAACAGATTTATAACAAGTGCTGTTTTTCACAGTGAAGGGAGTGTGGCTTTTGGCTGGTACAGAGGCTTGATGTTCTCCTGTGCCTCACTGAAAAAACTTTGGGCCATGAGACCTCCGAGACTTTGCTTAAACCTGGTGCAAGATAAGCAAGAGGCCTGTTCATGCTTTTCTCAACCAGCCTCATCAATTCTTCACTATCTTAAAGTACAATTAAAGTACAATTCTGATCATTTACCACAGCTTTTGAGCATGTAAGAGTTATTATGTAGGTGTTTTACATGTTTTATTTTGCCAGCTAGCTTTAtagttaattttttattttattttctgctactGTATTCTTAACTAGTTATTACAATTGTGAATTAAAAATAGGATAATTTTCTGTTCTAATACCAGTTAATATCCTCTTTTGAAGTATAAATTAGAAGGGCATGGGTGTGAACTAAGAGTCTTCCAGGTTCATGGTTGGTATTTTGTCAGTGCAACCCTGTCTCACACCAATGATCAAACTCAGTAGGCAGTTAGCACTGAGCTAGCTGGATTTCTCTGCCTGTGACTGTGCCAGCAACAGCAATGTCACTTCTCTAAAAAAATTGCAAGATTGTGCACTAGGAAAGAGGCACTGCACTTTGGAGTGAGAGGAAACCACAAAAGCAGTCCATCCACTCCATTGCATGCTAAAACAAAGCATGCACAGAAGTAACATTAGAAATAGTTTTCAGAGATATGAATATTGCCTCTAATATTTTCTTAGACTCTTACAATTTATAACACAGCCTGCTGATAAGCTGGAATGCAACCTATAGGAAGggagagagatggagaaatAGATGACCTGccctgaattttttttgtttgcaagGTCCTTCCTTTGATTATCTGGGACTTGGATGCATGATCAAAAATTCAGAACTTCCATGAGACAAGTAACAGGCAATGTTTGTTGGTGTGTTTGCTTCCCTTTCAAATATTCCACAGATTGTACAGATTAGGCTTTACATCAGATTTACTACAGCTCTCCCTCCTTGCCTTTGGACTCCAGCTTGCTTTTTACACTCCTGTCTGAAGCTGCAGAAGAATTAAGCTCATATGTGCACTGTTTGTACATAACATGCTTTCCCAAGTGACTATTTAGCACtattaaagaacaaaaccaagagTAGCAATAAGATTGTGGTAAAtgtaaatgtattatttttcaaaacagttCATGATATCTTTTTGTAATGACCATCTTCTTGCTACATGCAGAGTGCTGGTGGCATTAGTgagttaaaaaatataaagatattCAGGGATTTGGACCTGATCTTCATTTACAGTACACATGTTTAGCACTGTTGGACAGTGTAGGGGACTTAAAGTATAGAAAGAAATGTAAGACAGTACA belongs to Oenanthe melanoleuca isolate GR-GAL-2019-014 chromosome 11, OMel1.0, whole genome shotgun sequence and includes:
- the LOC130258004 gene encoding uncharacterized protein LOC130258004; protein product: MSWLARRSRKPKKLKKLKKSGAGEAVVVNPHIPGWPSTERWTPVATFLATMASPETWPEIDDGVVVNPHRVEIAMRGLPWKGASKSSRKLAGRLGWLLATGLRALDREVIALQSKVSELEMLTYARARDCEAIALQSKVRELELVTYARALEREVTALLGKVRELEREVVTLRAAKIAHDVTAAQADQCYEQQCTIQQLVSPRHKYVENKVLISQVRAPAMKSSRDPKELDGNLWGEYSDFEIEI